Proteins from one Thioflavicoccus mobilis 8321 genomic window:
- a CDS encoding RtcB family protein, with protein MAEEAPGAHKDVTEVIQATHAADLAHSTTRMEPLICIEG; from the coding sequence ATGGCAGAAGAGGCCCCAGGCGCCCACAAGGACGTGACCGAGGTGATCCAGGCCACGCACGCAGCCGACCTCGCCCACTCGACGACACGCATGGAGCCCTTGATCTGCATCGAGGGATGA